The proteins below are encoded in one region of candidate division WOR-3 bacterium:
- a CDS encoding tetratricopeptide repeat protein — PLAGFGLVFAFGFSGIVLFFRRTRAHMSLAIFFVLFSATVIAFFVLDRYRLPAVTSLAPFGGGMLTQLWNWFRQKQYPRLGAGLALCAGCFALTLYPVQGSPAATQAQSLVNLGATYLQEGDTNKALAAFHEALRIQPGRAEALRNLGILQLHQGNHAEALVNLELAARAEPLNPFTHYYLGTLREARNELESALTEYQRSVELKPSEPKFRFGLATVLQKLGRYLEALAHYDTLLRDAPNNPVVHHNRAVALYHLGQHDSARASLNAARKLGGPVNPEFERLLRERLGR; from the coding sequence CCACTGGCCGGTTTTGGCCTTGTTTTCGCGTTCGGGTTTAGCGGAATCGTCCTCTTTTTCCGGCGCACCCGTGCCCACATGAGCCTGGCCATATTCTTCGTGCTCTTCTCAGCCACGGTCATTGCCTTCTTTGTCCTTGACCGGTACCGGCTGCCCGCAGTAACTTCGCTTGCACCGTTCGGTGGCGGGATGCTAACACAACTCTGGAACTGGTTCAGGCAGAAGCAGTATCCCCGGCTCGGTGCCGGGCTCGCGCTGTGCGCCGGGTGTTTTGCGCTGACACTCTACCCAGTTCAGGGCTCACCAGCCGCGACCCAGGCGCAGTCTTTAGTCAATCTCGGTGCTACCTACCTTCAAGAAGGAGACACAAACAAGGCGCTGGCCGCTTTCCACGAGGCCCTGCGCATCCAGCCAGGCCGAGCGGAGGCACTCCGCAACCTCGGTATCCTCCAGCTCCACCAGGGAAACCACGCCGAAGCGCTAGTGAATCTGGAACTTGCCGCCCGTGCTGAGCCGCTCAATCCGTTCACTCACTACTACCTCGGCACGCTTCGCGAGGCCCGAAACGAGCTTGAATCCGCACTCACCGAGTACCAGCGAAGCGTCGAACTCAAGCCTTCGGAACCGAAATTCCGCTTCGGCCTTGCTACCGTTCTACAAAAGCTGGGCCGGTATCTTGAGGCACTCGCGCATTACGATACCCTGCTCAGAGACGCACCGAACAACCCGGTCGTGCATCACAACCGGGCCGTGGCCCTGTACCACTTGGGGCAACACGACTCAGCCCGGGCTTCACTCAACGCCGCCCGTAAGCTAGGTGGCCCAGTGAACCCCGAATTTGAACGTCTGCTGCGCGAACGTCTTGGCCGCTGA